A window from Armatimonadota bacterium encodes these proteins:
- a CDS encoding RNA methyltransferase — protein MRRLRQLHQRRERETTGRFLADGVRLVEEALRAEAPLERLLATPDPANPRLAALLHAARSRGIPVVEVAPHVLAAVSEVETPQGVVAVVRRQALPLEPLLGRPDLLLLVADRVQDPGNLGTMIRTADAAGASGVVLLPGTVDPYNPKAVRASMGSLFHLPVVEWSLERLSDLLRRGIRLLATDPAGPVDFREADYRRPLAIAVGHEAEGVSAAVRRVAAAVVRIPILGRAESLNAAVAAALVLYEAGRPVYTGGNLRRPAPA, from the coding sequence GTGCGGCGCCTGCGTCAGCTGCACCAGCGCAGGGAGCGGGAGACCACCGGGCGCTTCCTGGCGGACGGGGTGCGCCTGGTGGAGGAGGCGCTGCGCGCGGAGGCGCCGCTGGAGCGCCTCCTGGCCACCCCGGACCCGGCCAACCCGCGCCTGGCCGCGCTGCTCCATGCGGCGCGCAGCCGCGGCATCCCCGTGGTGGAGGTGGCCCCTCACGTCCTGGCGGCGGTGAGCGAGGTAGAGACACCTCAGGGTGTGGTGGCGGTGGTGCGCCGTCAGGCCCTGCCTCTGGAACCGCTGTTAGGGCGGCCGGACCTGCTCCTGCTGGTGGCGGACCGGGTGCAGGACCCGGGGAACCTGGGGACAATGATCCGCACGGCGGACGCCGCCGGCGCCTCGGGCGTGGTGTTGCTGCCCGGGACGGTCGATCCCTACAACCCGAAGGCGGTGCGCGCCAGTATGGGCTCGCTCTTTCACCTGCCAGTGGTGGAATGGTCCCTGGAGAGGCTGTCTGACCTCCTGCGCCGGGGAATCCGCCTTCTGGCCACCGACCCCGCCGGGCCGGTGGACTTCCGAGAGGCGGACTACCGCCGTCCCCTGGCTATTGCCGTGGGGCACGAGGCCGAGGGGGTGAGCGCGGCGGTGCGCCGGGTGGCTGCGGCCGTGGTGCGCATCCCCATCCTAGGGCGGGCCGAGTCGCTGAATGCGGCGGTGGCGGCGGCGCTTGTGTTGTACGAGGCGGGCCGGCCGGTGTATACTGGCGGCAATCTTCGCCGGCCTGCTCCGGCGTGA
- a CDS encoding TrkA family potassium uptake protein, which produces MGEFAVIGLGRFGSSVARTLYDLGHNVLAMDKDEEALRAVADHVTHAVQIDTTDPDALRAVGITNFDAVVVAIGVDIQESILTTMLLKDLGVKKVVAKAVDERQGKVLEKVGADAVVFPERDMGVRVAHSLASPSVLEYLELSPQYTIDEVRVPERLDGRTLGELELRAKFGVNVLLILRDSQLLISPSSDVRLQRGDVLVVVGENRQLHRLESAI; this is translated from the coding sequence ATGGGCGAGTTTGCGGTCATCGGACTGGGGCGGTTTGGCAGCAGCGTGGCCCGCACCCTCTACGACCTGGGGCACAATGTCCTGGCCATGGACAAGGACGAGGAGGCCCTGCGGGCGGTCGCCGACCATGTCACCCACGCGGTGCAGATCGACACCACCGACCCCGACGCCCTGCGCGCGGTGGGCATCACCAACTTCGACGCTGTGGTGGTGGCCATCGGGGTGGACATCCAGGAGTCCATCCTCACCACCATGCTCCTCAAGGACCTGGGGGTGAAGAAGGTGGTGGCCAAGGCCGTCGACGAGCGGCAGGGGAAGGTCCTGGAGAAGGTCGGCGCCGATGCTGTGGTCTTCCCCGAGCGGGACATGGGGGTGCGCGTGGCCCACAGCCTGGCCTCGCCCAGCGTCCTGGAGTACCTGGAGCTCTCCCCTCAGTACACCATCGACGAGGTGCGAGTGCCCGAGCGGCTGGACGGCCGCACCCTGGGGGAGCTGGAGCTGCGGGCCAAGTTCGGGGTGAATGTCCTGCTCATCCTGCGGGACAGCCAGCTGCTCATCTCCCCCTCCAGCGACGTGCGCCTGCAGCGCGGCGACGTCCTGGTGGTGGTGGGAGAAAACCGACAGCTGCACCGCCTGGAGAGCGCCATCTGA
- a CDS encoding potassium transporter TrkG, with the protein MARASVALRRVAPRAALSPAQTILLGFASVIVVGAVLLSLPVAAADGRPTPFLDALFTATSATCVTGLVVVDTGTHWSLFGQLVILLLIQVGGFGYMTTAMLLALLVGRRIGLRERMALAQSYNLYSLGGIVRFTRTIIRVTLAIEGAGALLLALRWVPEVGLVRGVYWGVFHAVSAFNNAGFDVMGNFASLTRYATDLPVNLTVMALVVLGGLGFGVLTNLREGRRHFTLHTRVVLSATVGLIAAGSAGVFLLEFANPGTLGPLSWPAKVLAALFQSITPRTAGFSTVSIGQMREATLMLLVVLMFIGASPGGTGGGVKTTTFVAPLAVILAQLHGHPDPGLFQRRFPPVVIYKAVTIVLLGVAFVVVMSVALALSEGLAMLPAAFEVVSAFGTVGLSTGITPSLSALGRLIIVVTAYTGRVGLLTLAFGLTRRQAIPHFRYPEKAIYVG; encoded by the coding sequence ATGGCACGCGCCTCCGTAGCTCTGCGGCGCGTTGCACCTCGCGCCGCGCTCTCCCCCGCCCAGACCATCCTCCTGGGCTTTGCCTCGGTCATCGTCGTCGGAGCCGTCCTCCTCTCCCTGCCTGTGGCAGCCGCAGACGGCCGCCCTACCCCGTTCCTGGACGCGCTCTTCACCGCCACCTCGGCCACCTGCGTCACCGGCCTGGTGGTGGTGGACACGGGGACTCACTGGTCCCTCTTCGGCCAGCTGGTCATCCTCCTGCTCATCCAGGTCGGCGGCTTTGGCTACATGACCACGGCCATGCTCCTGGCGCTGCTGGTGGGGCGGCGCATCGGGCTGCGCGAGCGGATGGCCCTGGCGCAGAGCTACAACCTCTACAGCCTGGGCGGGATCGTCCGCTTCACCCGGACGATCATCCGGGTGACCCTGGCCATTGAGGGAGCGGGGGCGCTGCTGCTGGCGTTGCGATGGGTGCCCGAGGTGGGGCTGGTCCGCGGGGTCTACTGGGGAGTCTTTCACGCCGTCTCCGCCTTCAACAACGCCGGCTTCGACGTCATGGGCAACTTCGCCAGCCTAACCCGCTACGCCACCGATCTTCCGGTGAACCTGACGGTGATGGCGCTGGTGGTCCTGGGCGGCCTGGGGTTCGGCGTCCTGACCAACCTGCGGGAGGGGCGGCGGCACTTCACCCTGCACACGCGGGTGGTGCTGTCCGCCACGGTGGGGCTGATCGCTGCCGGCAGTGCAGGGGTCTTCCTCCTGGAGTTCGCCAACCCGGGGACGCTGGGTCCCCTGAGCTGGCCGGCCAAGGTGCTGGCCGCCCTCTTCCAGAGCATCACCCCACGCACCGCGGGTTTCAGTACGGTGAGCATCGGGCAGATGCGCGAGGCCACGCTGATGCTGCTGGTGGTCCTGATGTTCATCGGCGCCTCCCCGGGCGGCACCGGCGGGGGGGTCAAGACCACCACCTTCGTAGCGCCGCTGGCGGTGATCCTGGCCCAGCTGCACGGCCATCCCGACCCGGGGCTGTTCCAGCGCAGGTTCCCGCCGGTGGTCATCTATAAGGCCGTCACCATTGTCCTGCTGGGCGTGGCCTTCGTCGTGGTAATGTCCGTGGCCCTGGCGCTCTCCGAGGGGCTGGCCATGCTGCCGGCGGCGTTTGAGGTGGTCTCCGCCTTTGGCACGGTGGGGCTGTCCACGGGGATCACCCCCTCTCTGAGCGCCCTGGGCAGGCTGATTATCGTCGTCACGGCATACACGGGCCGGGTGGGTCTTCTGACCCTGGCCTTCGGCCTGACCCGGCGGCAGGCGATCCCCCACTTCCGGTACCCGGAGAAGGCGATCTATGTGGGGTGA
- the rplT gene encoding 50S ribosomal protein L20: protein MARVKRGVVSRRRHRKILRLAKGFYGAKSRWFKLANQYVLRALASAYRDRRLRKRQFRRLWITRINAAARNSGLPYSRLIAGLRKAGIRVNRRTLADLAVEDPAAFDALVEQAKGSLGR from the coding sequence ATGGCAAGGGTCAAAAGGGGCGTGGTGTCGCGCCGCCGGCACAGGAAGATCCTGCGGCTGGCCAAAGGCTTCTACGGTGCTAAGTCCCGCTGGTTCAAGCTGGCCAACCAGTACGTGCTCCGGGCGCTGGCCAGCGCCTACCGGGACCGCCGCCTGCGCAAGCGGCAGTTCCGCCGGCTGTGGATCACCCGCATCAACGCCGCGGCCCGCAACAGTGGATTACCCTACAGCCGGCTGATCGCCGGACTGCGCAAGGCGGGGATCAGGGTGAACCGGCGGACCCTGGCCGATCTGGCCGTCGAGGACCCGGCCGCCTTCGACGCCCTGGTGGAGCAGGCGAAGGGCAGCCTGGGCCGCTAG
- the rpmI gene encoding 50S ribosomal protein L35, which yields MSKRAKTHQGTAKRMSRTGSGKLVRGRQQGGHLMVKKRPKRRRSLRRRVEVHPADVPKIARLLP from the coding sequence GTGAGCAAGCGGGCAAAGACGCATCAGGGCACGGCCAAACGCATGAGCCGCACCGGCAGCGGGAAGCTTGTCCGCGGCCGGCAGCAGGGCGGTCACCTGATGGTGAAGAAGCGGCCGAAGCGGCGGCGCTCGCTGCGGCGCCGCGTGGAGGTGCATCCGGCGGACGTGCCCAAGATCGCCCGGCTTCTGCCCTGA
- the infC gene encoding translation initiation factor IF-3 — translation MSREPRINDRIRAREVRVIGPNGEQLGILPFAAALQRAQEAQLDLVEVAPTAQPPVVKIMDYGRYKYEQAKRDRQAHRKQRGGDLKGMRLSPNIGEHDFRVKAGAVYGFLRNGHKVRVALWFRGRQMAYPKVGEALLARLAQAVADVGVVENPPRLEGRNMIMVLAPRRREAPAAQRTDGVR, via the coding sequence ATCAGTAGAGAGCCACGGATCAACGACCGCATCCGCGCCCGGGAGGTGCGGGTGATCGGGCCCAACGGTGAGCAGCTGGGCATCCTGCCGTTCGCGGCGGCGCTGCAGCGGGCGCAGGAAGCGCAGCTGGACCTGGTGGAGGTAGCGCCCACGGCGCAGCCGCCCGTGGTGAAGATCATGGACTACGGGCGGTACAAGTACGAGCAGGCCAAGCGGGACCGGCAGGCCCACCGCAAGCAGCGCGGGGGGGACCTCAAGGGGATGCGCCTCAGCCCAAACATCGGGGAGCATGACTTCCGGGTGAAGGCGGGGGCGGTATACGGCTTTCTCCGGAATGGACACAAGGTGCGCGTGGCCCTGTGGTTCCGCGGCCGGCAGATGGCCTACCCCAAGGTGGGGGAGGCACTGCTGGCGCGGCTGGCGCAGGCGGTGGCCGACGTGGGGGTGGTGGAGAATCCGCCGCGCCTGGAGGGACGCAACATGATCATGGTGCTGGCGCCGCGACGGCGCGAGGCGCCCGCGGCCCAGCGGACGGACGGTGTACGGTGA
- the ltaE gene encoding low-specificity L-threonine aldolase, translating to MSPPVDLRSDTVTQPTEAMREAMRAAAVGDDVFGEDPTVNRLEEMAAARMGKEAAVFVPSGTMANLAAIMSHTQRGDEVVVEERAHCYLNEAGGMAALAGVIPRPLPGERGILAPAQIEAVLRPPNLHFAPTRLLCLENTHNAAGGVVMSPQQMTALCATAHVHGLRVHLDGARIFNAAVALGVDVRLLVQDADSVMFCISKGLSAPVGSLLCGSAEFVARARRARKILGGGMRQAGVLAAAGIVALETMVDRLADDHRHARVLAQRLAEIPGLRVDPANVQTNMVLVEVPQAPLVARQLAAHGVLVLAVAPCRLRLVTHRHIGLAEVERAVEAFARVASQVGREQEAGTGERGS from the coding sequence ATGAGTCCGCCTGTCGACCTGCGCAGCGACACTGTTACTCAGCCCACGGAGGCCATGCGCGAGGCCATGCGCGCGGCGGCGGTGGGGGATGACGTCTTTGGCGAAGACCCCACCGTGAACCGCCTGGAGGAGATGGCTGCAGCGCGCATGGGGAAGGAAGCCGCGGTCTTCGTCCCCAGCGGCACCATGGCCAACCTGGCGGCGATCATGAGCCACACCCAGCGGGGAGACGAGGTCGTCGTGGAGGAGCGGGCCCACTGCTACCTGAATGAGGCCGGCGGGATGGCGGCCCTGGCCGGGGTGATCCCTCGGCCACTGCCCGGCGAGCGGGGGATACTGGCGCCGGCCCAGATCGAGGCGGTGCTGCGGCCGCCAAACCTGCACTTTGCGCCCACACGCCTCCTCTGCCTGGAAAACACCCACAACGCCGCGGGAGGCGTGGTGATGTCCCCGCAGCAGATGACCGCCCTCTGCGCCACTGCCCACGTCCACGGGCTCCGAGTCCACCTGGACGGGGCCCGGATCTTCAACGCCGCCGTGGCCCTGGGCGTAGATGTCCGGCTGCTGGTGCAGGATGCCGACTCGGTGATGTTCTGCATCAGCAAGGGGCTCTCCGCCCCTGTGGGCTCGCTGCTGTGCGGCAGCGCCGAGTTCGTGGCCCGGGCACGCCGCGCCCGCAAGATCCTCGGCGGGGGGATGCGGCAGGCCGGGGTGCTGGCTGCCGCCGGCATAGTGGCCCTGGAGACCATGGTCGACCGCCTGGCGGACGACCACCGCCACGCCCGCGTGCTGGCCCAGCGGCTGGCGGAGATCCCCGGGCTGCGCGTGGACCCCGCCAACGTGCAGACCAACATGGTGCTGGTGGAGGTCCCCCAGGCGCCGTTGGTGGCCCGGCAGCTGGCCGCGCACGGCGTCCTGGTCCTGGCGGTGGCGCCGTGCCGCCTGCGGCTGGTTACACACCGGCACATCGGCCTGGCTGAGGTGGAGCGTGCGGTGGAGGCCTTTGCCCGGGTCGCCTCCCAGGTCGGGAGGGAGCAGGAGGCGGGAACAGGCGAGCGGGGGTCTTGA
- a CDS encoding S-methyl-5'-thioadenosine phosphorylase — MPEAEIGVFGGSGFYELLADAEEVTLQTPYGPPSAPITLGEVGGRRVAFLPRHGRRHEIPPHRINYRANIAAMEHLGVRRILGPCAAGSLQPHIRPGDFVICDQYVDRTRGRADTFYDGPVTTHLSMADPYCPTLRRVVLEVGHRMDLPLHDRGTVVVVQGPRFSTRAESRWFRAQGWEVVNMTQYPECALAREREICYVNISLITDYDVGVEGDPSVAPVTAAEVVRIFRENLVRLRELVLQVIPAVPPQRTCVCASALQQARV; from the coding sequence ATGCCTGAGGCCGAGATCGGCGTCTTCGGCGGTTCAGGGTTCTACGAGCTGCTGGCGGATGCGGAGGAGGTGACGCTGCAGACACCCTACGGACCGCCCAGCGCCCCCATCACCCTGGGAGAGGTGGGCGGGCGGCGCGTGGCCTTTCTGCCGCGGCACGGGCGGCGGCACGAGATCCCGCCGCACCGGATCAACTACAGGGCCAACATCGCGGCCATGGAGCACCTGGGTGTGCGCCGCATCCTTGGCCCCTGCGCCGCCGGCAGCCTCCAGCCGCACATCCGCCCGGGGGACTTCGTCATCTGCGACCAGTACGTGGACCGCACCCGCGGCCGCGCCGACACCTTCTACGACGGGCCGGTCACCACGCACCTGTCCATGGCCGACCCCTACTGTCCTACCCTGCGCCGGGTGGTGTTAGAGGTCGGACACCGTATGGACCTGCCGCTCCACGACCGGGGGACGGTGGTGGTGGTCCAGGGCCCCCGCTTCTCCACCCGCGCGGAGAGCCGCTGGTTCCGGGCCCAGGGGTGGGAGGTGGTGAACATGACCCAGTACCCGGAGTGCGCCCTGGCCCGGGAGCGGGAGATCTGTTACGTGAACATCTCCCTGATCACTGACTACGACGTGGGCGTGGAGGGGGACCCCTCGGTCGCGCCCGTGACGGCAGCGGAGGTCGTACGCATATTCCGGGAGAACCTGGTCCGCCTGCGGGAGCTGGTCCTGCAGGTGATCCCGGCGGTTCCCCCCCAGCGGACCTGCGTCTGTGCCAGCGCGCTGCAGCAGGCGCGGGTGTGA
- a CDS encoding Sir2 family NAD-dependent protein deacetylase, with amino-acid sequence MSVARAAALLRRARTAVALTGAGVSTESGLPDFRSPGGLWADVDPLRVASLTAFRRRPEEFYAFYRRRLSLLRRARPNPAHQALAHLERVGLLRAVITQNVDGLHQAAGSRRVLEIHGSLRHASCPRCGWRTDIAVVEEALDAGTLPRCPRCASPLKPDVVLFEELLPPEVFAQAEQLCREADVLLVVGSSLQVTPAAFLPRIVLEQGGQLIIVNREPTPFDAEAAVVLRGAAGRILPAIAAQAAGGAPAAAEEDVRRN; translated from the coding sequence GTGAGCGTGGCCCGGGCCGCCGCTCTGCTGCGCCGGGCGCGCACGGCGGTGGCCCTCACCGGAGCGGGGGTGAGCACGGAGTCCGGGCTGCCGGACTTCCGCTCGCCGGGCGGGCTGTGGGCGGATGTGGATCCGCTGCGGGTGGCCAGCCTGACGGCGTTCCGCCGCCGGCCGGAGGAGTTCTACGCCTTCTACCGGAGGCGGCTCTCCCTGCTGCGGCGGGCACGGCCCAACCCGGCGCACCAGGCCCTGGCCCATCTGGAGCGGGTCGGGCTGCTGCGGGCGGTCATCACGCAGAACGTGGACGGCCTGCACCAGGCCGCGGGCTCGAGGCGCGTGCTGGAGATCCACGGCAGCCTGCGCCACGCCTCCTGCCCCAGATGCGGCTGGCGTACCGACATCGCCGTGGTGGAGGAGGCGCTGGACGCGGGTACCCTGCCCCGCTGCCCTAGGTGCGCGTCGCCGCTGAAGCCCGACGTGGTGCTCTTCGAGGAGCTGCTGCCGCCGGAGGTCTTCGCCCAGGCGGAGCAGCTCTGTCGGGAGGCCGATGTGCTGCTGGTGGTGGGCTCCTCGCTGCAGGTGACCCCCGCGGCCTTCCTGCCGCGGATCGTCCTGGAGCAGGGTGGTCAGCTCATCATCGTCAACCGCGAGCCCACCCCCTTCGACGCGGAGGCGGCGGTGGTGCTGCGGGGAGCAGCGGGGAGGATCCTCCCGGCAATTGCCGCGCAGGCGGCAGGCGGTGCGCCCGCTGCCGCCGAAGAAGACGTCCGCCGGAACTGA
- a CDS encoding lactate racemase domain-containing protein, whose amino-acid sequence MRFELRLPQTLPGAEVALPPLVEVEQTFPRPRLADVAEAVREGLRPLMAALRGRRIAVTAGSRGIRDIVPALQGAVQAIRDAGAEPVVLAAMGSHGGGTAEGQLRVLTHLGITAQALGAPVISSMEVVELGRTPGGYTVYLDRRAAECHGVIVLNRIKPHTAFIDRFGSGLLKMLAIGLGKAPGAAQAHRQGAAGIARCIEEVAGALLESGRVVAGVAMLENAYDETAAVEVLPPAEIPRREPLLYRQAQEWMPRLPVEEADVLVVREMGKNYSGTGMDPNIIGRWRHPTIPDPPSPRFHRIVALRLSPASAGNAQGVGLADVVTAQLAEAIDFAATYLNAITSTFLERVFLPLVAPSDRTAIQAALGSLDLPRPEKARLVLIPNTLHLERLWVSESLTPALAGRPGVTIGPPRSWKFTAEGDLVHLR is encoded by the coding sequence GTGCGTTTTGAGCTCCGCCTGCCCCAGACCCTGCCGGGAGCTGAGGTCGCCCTTCCTCCGCTGGTGGAGGTCGAGCAGACTTTTCCCCGGCCGCGCCTGGCCGACGTGGCCGAGGCAGTGCGCGAGGGGCTCCGCCCGCTGATGGCTGCGCTCCGCGGCCGTCGCATTGCGGTCACCGCTGGCAGCCGGGGGATCCGCGACATCGTCCCGGCCCTGCAGGGCGCGGTGCAGGCCATCCGGGACGCGGGGGCCGAGCCGGTGGTCCTTGCCGCCATGGGTAGCCACGGAGGGGGGACGGCCGAAGGGCAGCTCCGGGTACTGACCCATCTGGGGATCACGGCACAGGCGCTGGGCGCTCCCGTGATCAGCTCCATGGAGGTGGTGGAGCTGGGGCGGACTCCCGGGGGCTACACCGTCTACCTGGACCGCCGCGCCGCAGAGTGTCACGGCGTCATCGTGCTCAACCGGATCAAGCCCCACACCGCCTTCATCGACCGTTTCGGAAGCGGGCTGCTGAAGATGCTGGCTATCGGCCTGGGCAAGGCTCCGGGGGCCGCCCAGGCGCACCGCCAGGGTGCTGCGGGGATCGCCCGGTGTATCGAGGAGGTGGCGGGCGCGCTGCTGGAGTCGGGGCGTGTCGTTGCCGGGGTGGCCATGCTGGAGAACGCTTATGACGAGACCGCCGCTGTAGAGGTCTTGCCGCCTGCCGAGATCCCGCGGCGCGAGCCGCTGCTCTACCGGCAGGCGCAGGAGTGGATGCCCCGGCTGCCGGTGGAGGAGGCCGACGTGCTGGTCGTTAGGGAGATGGGGAAGAACTACAGCGGCACGGGGATGGACCCCAACATCATCGGGCGGTGGCGCCACCCCACCATCCCCGACCCACCGTCCCCGCGCTTCCACCGCATCGTGGCCCTGCGCCTCTCGCCAGCCTCCGCCGGGAACGCCCAGGGGGTGGGCCTGGCAGATGTGGTGACTGCACAGCTGGCGGAGGCCATCGACTTTGCCGCCACCTACCTCAACGCCATCACCAGCACCTTCCTGGAACGGGTCTTCCTGCCGCTAGTGGCTCCCAGCGACAGGACGGCCATCCAGGCGGCCCTGGGCTCCCTGGACCTGCCGCGTCCCGAAAAGGCGCGCCTGGTGCTCATCCCCAATACCCTGCACCTGGAGCGGCTGTGGGTGTCGGAGAGCCTGACCCCCGCACTGGCCGGCCGCCCCGGGGTGACCATCGGCCCTCCCCGCTCCTGGAAGTTTACCGCGGAGGGGGACCTGGTGCACCTGAGGTGA
- a CDS encoding iron-containing alcohol dehydrogenase, which yields MHALTDTFTFQAPTSITFGVGSVSRLGQAVAPLGSRPLVVSDPGVAAAGILKQVLDGIAPAVTSVETFSQVEPNPSIETVDRAVAAYRRGGCDCLVACGGGSAMDVAKMAAVLATHGGSVLDYEGMGKVPGPIVPVICVPTTAGTGSEVTQFAVITDRARPFKLTVGSSYLVPAAAVCDPALTLSLPQALTAATGMDALTHGIECYVNTATNPLAKTLALEAIRLVGRHLRTAYATGQHLEARYHMLLASTMAALAFTRTRLGNVHAMSHPLGARFDVPHGVANAVLLPYVMEWNLIAGMETYPRIAEALGEPTAGLPPRRAAEVAVQAVRRLAADVGIPERLRDLGVPRDAIPALAEDAMKSGNVLVNPRLTRTEDLVHLFERAF from the coding sequence ATGCACGCCTTGACCGATACCTTCACGTTCCAGGCCCCGACCAGTATCACCTTCGGCGTAGGCTCGGTCAGCCGGTTGGGGCAGGCCGTCGCCCCGCTGGGGAGCCGGCCACTGGTCGTCAGTGACCCGGGGGTTGCCGCCGCCGGCATCCTGAAGCAGGTGCTGGACGGGATCGCCCCGGCGGTGACGTCGGTGGAAACCTTCTCCCAGGTGGAGCCAAACCCCAGCATCGAGACCGTCGATCGGGCGGTCGCCGCCTACCGCCGCGGTGGGTGTGACTGCCTGGTCGCCTGCGGCGGGGGCAGCGCCATGGACGTGGCGAAAATGGCGGCCGTACTGGCGACCCATGGGGGCAGTGTCCTGGACTATGAGGGGATGGGTAAAGTCCCCGGACCCATCGTTCCGGTGATCTGCGTTCCCACCACCGCCGGCACCGGCAGCGAGGTGACGCAGTTCGCCGTGATCACCGACCGGGCGCGGCCGTTCAAACTCACCGTGGGCAGTTCCTACCTGGTGCCCGCGGCCGCGGTGTGCGACCCCGCGCTGACCCTGTCGCTGCCGCAGGCTCTGACCGCAGCCACGGGCATGGACGCGCTGACCCACGGCATCGAGTGCTACGTGAACACGGCGACCAACCCCCTGGCCAAGACCCTGGCCCTGGAAGCCATCCGCCTGGTCGGCCGTCACCTGCGCACCGCCTACGCCACCGGGCAGCACCTGGAGGCCCGCTACCACATGCTTCTGGCCAGCACCATGGCTGCCCTGGCCTTCACCCGCACCCGGCTGGGCAACGTACACGCCATGTCCCATCCCCTGGGAGCACGGTTCGACGTGCCTCACGGTGTGGCCAACGCCGTGCTGTTGCCCTACGTCATGGAGTGGAATCTCATCGCCGGCATGGAAACCTACCCGCGGATTGCCGAGGCGCTGGGCGAACCGACAGCCGGCCTGCCGCCCCGGCGAGCGGCGGAGGTAGCGGTGCAGGCCGTGCGCCGCCTGGCCGCAGACGTGGGCATTCCGGAGCGGCTGCGCGACCTGGGGGTTCCCCGTGACGCCATCCCGGCCCTGGCCGAGGACGCCATGAAGAGCGGCAACGTCCTGGTGAACCCGCGGCTGACCCGGACCGAGGACCTCGTGCATCTCTTTGAGCGTGCGTTTTGA
- a CDS encoding HAD-IA family hydrolase translates to MGGAQTALVACLFDIDGTLADTGAAIREAIVQVLREEGIRPTWEEIRSGWTLAGLEARGIALGVVTSKRRTAALCTLRTLGLERHFPVVVCEEDAPVSKPDPAPRLLAAERQGVPPALSVMVGDGGVDVSAGKAAGMRTSGALWGTVAPELLRAAGPDWLPQTPSELLSIFPGRE, encoded by the coding sequence ATGGGAGGAGCACAGACGGCGCTCGTGGCCTGCCTCTTCGACATCGATGGCACTCTGGCCGACACCGGGGCCGCCATCCGGGAGGCAATCGTCCAGGTCCTCCGGGAAGAGGGCATCAGGCCCACGTGGGAGGAGATCAGGTCCGGGTGGACGCTGGCCGGCCTGGAGGCGCGCGGCATCGCCCTGGGCGTGGTCACCTCCAAGCGGCGCACCGCGGCCCTGTGCACCCTGCGCACGCTGGGCCTGGAGCGGCACTTTCCCGTGGTGGTCTGCGAGGAGGATGCACCAGTGTCCAAGCCCGATCCCGCCCCCCGGCTCCTGGCCGCAGAGCGGCAGGGGGTGCCTCCGGCACTGAGTGTGATGGTCGGTGACGGAGGAGTGGACGTATCTGCCGGCAAAGCTGCGGGGATGCGGACATCCGGCGCGCTGTGGGGGACGGTGGCGCCGGAACTGCTGCGGGCGGCCGGGCCGGACTGGCTGCCGCAGACCCCAAGCGAACTGCTTTCGATCTTCCCGGGACGGGAGTAG